One stretch of Schistocerca nitens isolate TAMUIC-IGC-003100 chromosome 11, iqSchNite1.1, whole genome shotgun sequence DNA includes these proteins:
- the LOC126213411 gene encoding uncharacterized protein LOC126213411 — protein sequence MLERIVEIKDAVKTSLVLFTVDFEQLTDEEWNICSELCSVLKPFAQVSTQLSAESYPTGSQVIVLKRGLLSVCAELLKRPFNSVTRTIIEELTKGLTDRFHNVEMSK from the exons ATGTTGGAGCGAATAGTTGAAATTAAAGATGCAGTGAAGACTTCACTTGTACTATTCACAGTTGATTTTGAACAACTCACAGACGAGGAATGGAACATCTGCTCAGAACTCTGTTCTGTGTTGAAGCCATTTGCACAGGTTTCAACACAGCTTAGTGCTGAGTCATATCCTACTGGCAGCCAA GTTATTGTTCTGAAAAGGGGATTATTATCAgtgtgtgcagaacttttgaaaagGCCATTTAACAGTGTGACAAGGACtatcattgaagaattaacaaaaggCCTGACGGACCGTTTCCACAATGTAGAGATGAGCAAGTAG